Proteins encoded in a region of the Marinobacter arenosus genome:
- a CDS encoding ankyrin repeat domain-containing protein, whose protein sequence is MAKQLTEVELSELRAAFGDVTNYESEDPEAPIDPLSYVAPDGDTCLHIAAHRGDLEAIRLLLKAGLDVNARGDMGYTPLHYARSREVFDVLLASNADPSIKNEFGKVPNIRDPE, encoded by the coding sequence ATGGCAAAACAACTCACTGAAGTTGAACTATCGGAGTTAAGGGCGGCGTTTGGGGACGTGACAAACTATGAGTCTGAAGATCCCGAGGCACCAATAGATCCTCTTAGCTACGTTGCGCCTGACGGAGACACATGCTTGCACATTGCGGCACACCGCGGCGATCTAGAAGCAATTCGGCTATTGCTCAAAGCAGGACTAGATGTAAATGCTCGAGGTGATATGGGGTATACGCCATTGCACTATGCCCGTTCACGAGAGGTATTCGATGTATTGCTAGCCTCGAACGCTGATCCCAGCATCAAAAATGAGTTCGGAAAGGTTCCTAATATCCGAGATCCGGAATAG
- a CDS encoding DUF6559 family protein, giving the protein MNIFSWFFRKRAIKKHVRVLGPALRERFGYQRNYTATQVTDTATSLNLPDKYLCYAIALYCTKEEYERSTTHPQSMVMDYATARAVSFNVAIVTAVGGVSGESGISSSGDSGDGFGGGDGI; this is encoded by the coding sequence GTGAATATTTTCAGCTGGTTCTTTAGAAAACGAGCGATCAAAAAACATGTCAGAGTGCTTGGTCCTGCGCTGAGAGAAAGATTTGGCTATCAGAGGAATTACACGGCGACGCAAGTTACGGATACAGCAACTTCACTGAACTTGCCTGACAAGTATCTTTGTTATGCCATCGCGCTTTACTGTACTAAAGAGGAATACGAGCGAAGCACAACTCATCCTCAATCAATGGTTATGGATTATGCAACGGCCAGGGCAGTGAGCTTCAATGTCGCTATTGTTACCGCTGTCGGTGGTGTTTCAGGCGAGAGCGGAATTTCATCAAGTGGCGATTCTGGAGATGGATTTGGCGGCGGTGATGGCATCTAG
- a CDS encoding lysophospholipid acyltransferase family protein: MDIINQLIRYVLSISLMVPMLGAAVVIAPISLDRSWRIIRSWSQTTMKIFGVVVEVKFENGQSQLEEGGVIVVLNQQSLIVPTAISSRCDKRLMSIWNIEYALIPFLGWATSLMGWVIVRQWPKQSKRQLRKAALYAKNGGLILISAEGMRSIDGELMPYKKGAAVLPIESQALIHPLYIAGARHCLPVGEWRIRPGTIVLHYLEPIPTQGLTYDDRNSLLEKLRVVAEVEHAQCKQAN, translated from the coding sequence GTGGATATTATTAATCAACTAATTCGTTATGTATTATCGATAAGTCTGATGGTTCCTATGCTGGGAGCCGCGGTAGTTATCGCCCCAATTTCCTTAGATCGCAGTTGGCGAATTATTCGTAGCTGGAGTCAAACAACGATGAAGATATTTGGGGTCGTAGTCGAAGTTAAATTTGAGAACGGTCAGTCTCAGCTCGAGGAAGGTGGAGTTATAGTTGTCCTCAATCAACAAAGCTTAATTGTCCCAACGGCTATTTCCTCAAGATGTGATAAGCGGCTGATGAGTATTTGGAACATCGAATACGCGCTTATTCCATTCTTAGGTTGGGCGACAAGCTTGATGGGGTGGGTCATTGTTCGGCAATGGCCCAAACAATCAAAGAGACAATTACGCAAGGCTGCTCTTTACGCAAAAAACGGTGGTTTAATTCTTATATCGGCAGAGGGAATGCGGAGTATCGATGGAGAACTGATGCCCTATAAAAAAGGTGCGGCGGTTCTGCCGATTGAGTCGCAGGCTCTTATTCATCCTCTTTACATTGCTGGTGCCAGGCATTGCCTTCCGGTAGGTGAATGGAGGATTCGGCCTGGAACAATTGTTCTTCATTACTTAGAGCCTATTCCAACGCAGGGGCTCACCTATGACGATCGAAATTCTTTGCTAGAGAAGCTTCGAGTGGTAGCAGAGGTTGAACATGCTCAATGTAAACAAGCCAATTAA
- a CDS encoding lysophospholipid acyltransferase family protein has product MDTASQIARYALVLALMAPLLGGALVIAPFSDRIGRRMVRAWNQAFLSTFGISFEVQYDIGPEQLEQGGIIVGLTQQSIIDPTVGFAVWDKPVNAIWNIEYALIPFFGWVSFILGWVIVRQNPSQSKRQIEKAAKYAANGGLVYLSAEGKRSVDGSLSPYKKGPVVMAISAQVPIFPVYMAGSRQCMPPGAWKIRPGKIIMRYLAPIPTTGMTYEDRHSLLEHLRIVGEKEHSRWFNDRESVT; this is encoded by the coding sequence ATGGATACGGCCTCACAAATTGCTCGGTACGCACTGGTACTTGCGCTGATGGCGCCTCTTTTGGGAGGCGCATTGGTTATTGCCCCTTTTTCCGACCGTATAGGCAGGCGCATGGTGCGGGCTTGGAACCAGGCGTTTCTGTCCACATTTGGCATATCGTTCGAAGTGCAGTACGACATCGGGCCCGAGCAACTGGAACAGGGCGGGATAATCGTCGGGCTGACACAACAGAGCATTATTGACCCCACGGTAGGGTTCGCGGTCTGGGACAAGCCGGTCAATGCAATCTGGAACATCGAGTACGCGTTAATTCCATTTTTCGGCTGGGTCTCGTTTATTCTCGGCTGGGTCATTGTTCGCCAGAATCCTTCTCAATCAAAACGCCAGATTGAGAAGGCGGCGAAGTACGCTGCAAATGGCGGCCTAGTCTACTTGTCTGCTGAAGGAAAACGCAGTGTCGACGGCAGCCTGAGCCCCTACAAGAAAGGGCCAGTTGTCATGGCAATCAGTGCCCAGGTCCCGATATTCCCAGTTTATATGGCGGGCAGCCGACAATGTATGCCGCCCGGAGCCTGGAAAATTCGCCCGGGAAAAATCATCATGAGGTATTTGGCCCCGATACCAACCACTGGCATGACATACGAGGATCGACATTCACTGCTTGAGCACCTACGGATAGTGGGTGAGAAGGAGCATTCACGGTGGTTCAACGATCGTGAGTCTGTCACCTAA
- a CDS encoding sulfurtransferase, with product MSEINAHVPETGSLQPLVEPEWLEKHLDDPDLRIVDATVQVKLWPFPHIRSGRRGFKRRHIPGATFADLLKISDPQRPSYTFTMPTAERFADCMGQLGIGNGTRVVLYDGRENMWAARLWWMLRTFGFDDAAVLNGGWTAWRLEDRPVSSKPCAYPAATFTPHVRPELIVGKEAVLTAIEDSTTCIVNALGRRQHRGERKEYGGRGHIPGAKNVTAWEILDRKTMRYRPAEELRELFRPMLEAERVITYCGGGIASSSDAFILHLLGHPNVAVYDGGLIEWSADRSLPLELGE from the coding sequence ATGAGTGAAATCAATGCGCATGTGCCCGAGACGGGCTCACTTCAACCGCTCGTCGAACCGGAATGGCTGGAAAAACACCTAGACGACCCTGACCTACGCATCGTGGATGCAACGGTGCAAGTCAAGCTCTGGCCATTTCCGCATATCAGAAGCGGTAGGCGTGGGTTTAAGCGGCGCCACATCCCGGGCGCAACATTTGCAGACCTCCTGAAAATATCGGATCCCCAGAGGCCTTCTTACACGTTCACGATGCCAACCGCGGAACGGTTTGCCGACTGCATGGGCCAACTGGGCATCGGGAACGGCACACGTGTCGTGCTTTACGATGGACGGGAGAACATGTGGGCCGCGCGATTGTGGTGGATGCTTCGCACGTTCGGCTTCGACGACGCGGCGGTTCTTAACGGCGGGTGGACGGCCTGGCGGCTTGAAGATCGTCCGGTCTCCTCGAAACCTTGCGCGTATCCGGCTGCCACGTTCACCCCGCATGTCCGGCCGGAGCTCATCGTTGGCAAAGAGGCGGTGCTGACCGCAATTGAGGACTCGACAACGTGCATCGTGAATGCGCTGGGCCGCCGCCAGCATCGAGGTGAACGTAAAGAATATGGGGGACGAGGGCATATTCCAGGCGCAAAAAACGTGACGGCATGGGAAATCCTCGACCGGAAAACGATGCGTTATCGTCCGGCCGAAGAGCTGCGTGAGCTGTTTCGCCCAATGTTGGAGGCCGAGCGGGTTATTACCTACTGTGGTGGTGGCATTGCCTCCTCGAGCGATGCGTTTATCCTCCACTTGCTGGGGCATCCGAACGTGGCCGTTTACGATGGGGGGCTGATCGAGTGGTCGGCGGATCGCAGCTTACCCCTTGAACTCGGAGAATGA
- a CDS encoding GFA family protein, protein MKGECLCGNVKFEIEEEIRNLYQCHCSLCRKATGAAANAATFVQGSQGGSSMRIRSCAAEDIEQAALIFCRAYAAEPYNEFWELSGASRLARLLVQSVNGGAGDGARSVAYKASGPAEWLFG, encoded by the coding sequence ATGAAAGGTGAATGTCTCTGCGGAAACGTGAAGTTCGAAATTGAAGAGGAGATTCGCAACCTCTATCAATGTCACTGTTCATTGTGTCGCAAAGCCACCGGAGCAGCCGCTAATGCTGCCACTTTTGTGCAGGGTAGCCAAGGAGGGAGCAGTATGCGAATACGGAGTTGTGCGGCAGAGGATATTGAGCAAGCTGCTCTTATTTTCTGTCGGGCTTACGCTGCAGAGCCATACAACGAATTCTGGGAACTAAGCGGTGCTTCCCGCTTAGCTCGGTTATTGGTCCAAAGCGTAAACGGTGGTGCAGGCGATGGAGCTCGGTCGGTTGCTTACAAGGCTTCTGGCCCAGCTGAATGGCTATTTGGGTAG
- a CDS encoding Na+/H+ antiporter NhaC family protein → MEDQARETRERGPLFSIAVYGAIMAGFAYLSSQYTDGQSYGFVSLLPSLLIVLVAIKTKKPLESIFAGIIAGLLLLEPTTLITSLGDLSMGVVQNETIAWIVLVCGMMGGLINILERGGSVLSFGEFLAKRVRTKRGTMLTTSFLGLAVFIDDYLNSLAVSASMKNLTDRFRISREKLAFLVDSTAAPVCILVPLSTWAVYFGALLEENGAVAEGQGMSLYIESIPYMAYGWAALIVVLLVASGKLKDLGAMKEAELRAQKGQPVPDGVESIGFDTSNVKCPPIMVGMMNFILPMAVLVSASIYYEIDLLLGALVASGFTMVLYFCQRLMSFGQLADAMLDGFKVMLHPIAVVAAGFMIKEINDQLGMTTYIIETITPYLSPELMPALVFVTMAAVVFATGSSWGVFVVSLPIVIPMAIAMDVSMPLTVGALLSASAFGSHACFFSDSTVLSSTGSGCTPMQHALTQIPYALIGAALAFISLIVLGYAVS, encoded by the coding sequence ATGGAAGATCAGGCTCGGGAAACCAGAGAACGGGGCCCTCTTTTCTCCATTGCCGTGTACGGCGCCATCATGGCAGGGTTCGCTTACCTCTCCTCGCAGTATACCGATGGGCAATCCTATGGGTTTGTAAGCCTGTTGCCTTCTTTGTTGATCGTGTTGGTGGCGATCAAGACCAAAAAGCCGCTCGAATCGATTTTTGCCGGCATCATTGCCGGCCTGCTCCTGCTTGAGCCGACCACCCTGATCACCAGCCTTGGCGACCTGTCCATGGGCGTGGTTCAGAACGAGACCATTGCCTGGATTGTGTTGGTTTGCGGCATGATGGGCGGTTTGATCAACATCCTGGAGCGTGGCGGCAGCGTACTCAGTTTTGGTGAGTTCCTGGCCAAGCGGGTGAGAACCAAGCGCGGCACCATGCTGACGACGTCCTTCCTCGGCCTGGCAGTGTTCATTGATGACTATCTGAACTCCCTGGCGGTGTCTGCTTCCATGAAGAACCTGACCGACCGCTTTCGCATCTCCCGCGAGAAGCTGGCGTTCCTGGTTGATTCTACGGCGGCCCCGGTTTGCATCCTTGTTCCGCTGTCCACCTGGGCTGTTTACTTCGGTGCCCTGCTCGAGGAAAACGGAGCGGTTGCTGAAGGCCAGGGAATGTCCCTGTACATCGAGTCCATCCCGTACATGGCGTATGGCTGGGCCGCGCTGATTGTGGTGCTGCTGGTTGCCTCCGGCAAGCTCAAAGACCTGGGCGCTATGAAAGAAGCGGAACTGAGGGCTCAAAAAGGCCAGCCGGTTCCTGACGGCGTCGAGTCTATTGGTTTTGACACGTCGAATGTAAAGTGCCCGCCGATAATGGTTGGCATGATGAACTTCATCTTGCCGATGGCGGTACTGGTTTCAGCCAGCATCTACTATGAAATTGACCTGCTTCTGGGCGCACTGGTGGCTTCTGGTTTCACCATGGTGCTGTATTTCTGCCAGCGACTGATGAGCTTCGGTCAGCTGGCCGATGCGATGCTGGACGGTTTCAAGGTGATGCTGCATCCGATCGCCGTGGTTGCCGCCGGTTTCATGATCAAGGAAATCAATGACCAGCTGGGCATGACCACCTACATCATCGAAACCATTACCCCTTACCTGTCTCCGGAGCTGATGCCAGCGCTGGTGTTCGTCACCATGGCTGCTGTGGTATTTGCCACCGGTTCAAGCTGGGGTGTGTTCGTGGTATCCCTGCCCATCGTAATCCCGATGGCGATAGCAATGGACGTATCCATGCCGCTGACCGTAGGCGCCCTGCTTTCAGCCTCTGCGTTCGGTAGCCATGCTTGCTTCTTCAGTGACTCAACGGTTCTGTCGTCTACCGGTTCCGGCTGTACCCCGATGCAGCACGCCCTGACCCAGATCCCGTACGCGCTGATCGGCGCGGCACTGGCGTTTATCTCTCTGATTGTCCTTGGCTACGCGGTCTCCTGA
- a CDS encoding NAD(P)/FAD-dependent oxidoreductase, with product MPITTHTSSYYAASANDKQLRPALKEHIKSDVCIIGAGYTGMSTALHLAEAGYKVTVLEASRIGFGASGRNGGQIVNSYSRDIDFIEQHYGEEVGKHMGQMAFEGGRILRRFVRDYNIQCDLKDGGIFAACNRRQFNELQDKKALWEAHGHEGLELLDSNQTMEHIGSDRYTGALIDHTGGHFHPLNLVLGEAAALESLGGTIYEGTPAVSVEEGAMAVVKTEHGSVTADYVLVAGNAYLNGLLPKLESKAIPCGTQVIATEPLSEDVQKRLLPKDNCVEDCNYLLDYYRLSGDGRLVYGGGVTYGAREPSKIESLIVPNMLKTFPELKGTKVDFAWTGNFLLTLMRLPQFGRIGSNVYYAQGYSGHGVTCSHLAGKVISDAMRGQAERFDVFSSLPQHSFPGGRLFRIPFTAMGAWYYNLRDQLGV from the coding sequence GTGCCTATAACGACACACACTTCTTCCTATTACGCGGCATCTGCCAATGATAAGCAGTTGCGTCCTGCCCTGAAGGAACACATCAAATCCGACGTCTGCATTATTGGTGCAGGCTATACCGGCATGTCGACTGCCCTGCACCTCGCTGAGGCTGGTTACAAAGTCACCGTGCTGGAAGCAAGCCGGATCGGCTTCGGTGCGTCTGGCCGCAACGGTGGTCAGATCGTAAACAGCTACAGCCGTGATATCGACTTCATCGAACAGCATTACGGTGAAGAGGTTGGCAAGCATATGGGGCAGATGGCGTTTGAAGGTGGCCGCATCCTGCGCCGCTTCGTTCGCGATTACAACATCCAGTGCGACCTCAAGGACGGCGGCATTTTCGCGGCCTGCAATCGCCGCCAGTTCAATGAACTGCAAGACAAGAAAGCGCTTTGGGAAGCCCATGGCCATGAGGGCCTGGAGTTGCTGGACAGCAACCAGACCATGGAACACATTGGTTCCGATCGCTACACCGGCGCCCTTATTGACCACACCGGCGGTCACTTCCACCCGCTGAATCTCGTGCTCGGCGAGGCTGCCGCCCTCGAATCCCTCGGAGGCACCATCTACGAAGGCACTCCTGCTGTCAGCGTGGAAGAAGGCGCCATGGCGGTCGTGAAGACCGAACACGGCAGCGTTACCGCAGATTACGTGCTGGTTGCTGGCAATGCCTACCTGAACGGTCTGTTGCCGAAGCTGGAATCCAAGGCCATTCCGTGTGGTACTCAGGTTATTGCCACGGAGCCGCTTTCTGAAGACGTCCAAAAGCGCCTGTTGCCGAAAGACAACTGTGTGGAAGACTGCAACTACCTGCTGGATTACTATCGCCTGTCTGGCGACGGTCGCCTGGTCTACGGTGGCGGCGTGACCTACGGCGCCCGTGAGCCCTCCAAGATCGAATCCCTGATTGTTCCCAACATGCTCAAGACTTTCCCGGAACTTAAGGGCACCAAGGTGGATTTCGCCTGGACTGGTAACTTCCTGCTTACCCTGATGCGCCTGCCGCAGTTCGGACGCATTGGTAGCAATGTCTACTACGCCCAGGGCTACAGCGGCCACGGCGTGACCTGCTCGCACCTGGCAGGAAAGGTGATCAGTGACGCGATGCGCGGCCAGGCCGAGCGCTTTGACGTGTTCTCCAGCCTGCCCCAGCACAGCTTCCCTGGCGGCCGACTGTTCCGGATTCCTTTCACGGCCATGGGCGCCTGGTACTACAACCTGCGCGACCAGCTTGGTGTTTAA
- the gabT gene encoding 4-aminobutyrate--2-oxoglutarate transaminase, translating into MSNQSLHQRRSAAMAQGQGALHPVYVDKARNAEIWDVEGKRFIDLGAGIAVNNTGHSHPRIQAAVQAQLERFSHTCLMVTPYESAVDLAERLNEIAPGTTPKKSIFVTSGAEAVENCVKIARSYTGRSGVIAFKGGFHGRTNLTMGLTGKVKPYKAGFGPFPADIFHAPYPNAYHGVSVEESLAALDDLFLCDIEPNRVAAIIIEPVQGEGGFYPAPAEFMQALRERCDQHGILLIADEIQTGFARTGRMFATEYSGIEPDLMTMAKGIAGGFPIAAVVGKADIMDHPGPGGLGGTYGGSPIGCAAALTVLDVIKEENLCERAVAIGERMTARLRKLQERFPARIGDVRNLGAMIAMELVVDGNVNCPDPELTKALITEAGQNGLILLSCGIRGNVVRFLPALTISDELIDESMDILDRCIAALS; encoded by the coding sequence ATGTCCAATCAATCACTTCATCAGCGCCGTTCTGCTGCCATGGCACAGGGCCAGGGTGCGCTTCATCCGGTTTACGTCGACAAAGCCCGTAACGCCGAAATCTGGGACGTGGAAGGCAAGCGCTTCATTGATCTGGGTGCCGGCATTGCGGTTAACAATACCGGGCATAGCCATCCTCGCATTCAGGCGGCTGTGCAGGCTCAGCTCGAGCGCTTTAGCCATACCTGCCTGATGGTGACGCCCTACGAGTCCGCGGTAGATCTGGCAGAAAGGCTCAACGAAATTGCCCCCGGCACTACCCCAAAAAAGAGCATCTTCGTTACCTCCGGTGCGGAAGCCGTGGAAAACTGCGTCAAGATTGCCCGCTCCTACACCGGCCGTTCCGGCGTGATAGCCTTTAAAGGCGGTTTTCATGGGCGCACCAACCTCACCATGGGGCTCACCGGTAAGGTGAAGCCGTACAAGGCGGGATTCGGTCCGTTCCCGGCTGACATCTTCCACGCGCCCTACCCGAACGCCTATCACGGCGTCTCGGTTGAGGAATCACTGGCCGCGCTGGACGACCTGTTCCTGTGCGACATCGAACCGAATCGCGTTGCTGCGATCATCATCGAGCCGGTACAGGGAGAAGGAGGGTTCTATCCGGCGCCTGCGGAGTTCATGCAGGCACTGCGCGAGCGTTGCGACCAGCACGGTATTCTCCTCATTGCAGATGAAATCCAGACCGGTTTCGCCCGTACCGGCCGCATGTTCGCGACCGAATACTCTGGCATCGAGCCGGACCTGATGACCATGGCAAAAGGTATTGCCGGAGGCTTCCCGATTGCGGCGGTGGTTGGTAAGGCTGACATCATGGATCACCCCGGCCCGGGGGGCCTGGGCGGCACCTACGGTGGCTCTCCCATCGGCTGCGCTGCAGCGCTAACGGTGCTGGACGTGATCAAAGAAGAAAACCTGTGCGAACGTGCCGTGGCGATTGGCGAGCGTATGACTGCTCGGTTGCGCAAGCTGCAGGAGCGCTTCCCGGCCCGCATTGGGGATGTTCGTAACCTGGGCGCGATGATTGCCATGGAATTAGTGGTCGATGGTAACGTCAATTGTCCCGACCCGGAGCTGACGAAGGCGCTCATCACCGAAGCTGGCCAAAACGGCCTGATTCTGCTTTCCTGCGGCATTCGTGGCAACGTTGTGCGCTTCCTGCCAGCGCTGACCATCAGCGATGAGTTGATCGATGAGAGTATGGATATTCTCGATCGCTGTATTGCGGCCCTGAGCTGA
- a CDS encoding NAD-dependent succinate-semialdehyde dehydrogenase, translating into MTLKLNEPDLFRDRAYINGEWVGAAKAHSFPIFNPSTGTTLAQVPDLGGDETRAAIDAAEAAMPAWQALTAKERAGRLRAWFNLIMEHQDDLAHIMTSEQGKPFAEAKGEVAYGASFVEWFAEEAKRIYGDVIPAHGPDKRLVTIKQPIGIVAAITPWNFPIAMITRKVAPALAAGCTVVIKPGEDTPLCALALAELSQRAGIPAGVVNVVTTLQAPEVGRTLCEDPRVRKLSFTGSTPVGKLLMRQCADTVKKVSLELGGNAPFIVFDDADFDAAITGLMASKFRNAGQTCVCTNRILVQDGIHDAFVEKLNAAVAALNVGDGFGDGVTIGPLINDKAVAKVRDLVDDAVSSGARVSQEHTGTPDNPNFYPPTVVTGVKPSMRIAQEEIFGPVATVFRFSEESEAIALANDTPFGLAAYFYSRDIGRVWRVAEALEYGMVGINEGLISNEVAPFGGIKESGIGREGSRYGIDDFVEIKYLCMGGIR; encoded by the coding sequence ATGACACTAAAACTGAACGAGCCCGATCTGTTTCGGGATCGCGCCTACATTAACGGTGAATGGGTAGGCGCAGCGAAAGCCCATAGCTTTCCCATCTTCAATCCCAGTACCGGCACCACCCTGGCCCAGGTTCCCGACCTTGGCGGCGACGAAACCCGTGCCGCGATAGACGCAGCTGAAGCGGCAATGCCTGCCTGGCAGGCGCTGACGGCAAAAGAACGCGCTGGGCGGTTGCGTGCCTGGTTCAACCTGATCATGGAGCACCAGGACGACCTGGCGCACATCATGACCAGCGAACAAGGCAAGCCGTTTGCGGAGGCGAAGGGCGAAGTTGCCTATGGCGCCTCGTTCGTTGAGTGGTTCGCAGAAGAAGCCAAACGTATCTACGGCGATGTGATTCCGGCTCACGGCCCGGACAAACGTTTGGTGACCATCAAACAGCCGATTGGCATTGTGGCGGCAATCACCCCCTGGAACTTCCCGATCGCCATGATCACGCGCAAAGTGGCACCTGCCCTGGCCGCAGGTTGCACTGTGGTGATCAAACCCGGCGAGGATACTCCTTTGTGTGCCCTGGCTCTGGCCGAACTCAGCCAGCGGGCGGGTATTCCAGCCGGCGTAGTGAATGTGGTGACCACCCTGCAGGCGCCGGAAGTGGGCCGGACCCTGTGTGAAGATCCCCGCGTGCGCAAGCTGTCGTTCACTGGCTCAACGCCGGTCGGAAAGCTTCTGATGCGCCAGTGTGCCGATACCGTAAAGAAGGTATCGCTGGAACTGGGCGGCAATGCCCCGTTCATCGTGTTTGATGATGCTGATTTTGATGCGGCCATTACCGGCCTGATGGCGTCTAAATTCCGGAACGCTGGGCAAACCTGCGTCTGCACCAATCGCATCCTGGTTCAGGATGGCATTCACGATGCGTTCGTTGAAAAGCTGAACGCAGCGGTCGCGGCGCTGAATGTTGGTGACGGATTCGGGGACGGGGTCACCATCGGCCCGCTGATCAATGACAAGGCGGTGGCCAAGGTTCGAGACCTGGTCGACGACGCCGTGTCTTCCGGCGCCCGGGTCTCTCAGGAGCACACCGGTACGCCCGACAACCCCAACTTCTATCCGCCTACCGTGGTAACGGGCGTAAAGCCATCCATGCGTATCGCGCAGGAGGAGATTTTTGGTCCGGTCGCTACGGTATTCCGCTTTTCCGAGGAGTCTGAAGCGATCGCGCTGGCCAACGACACCCCGTTTGGTCTGGCGGCCTATTTCTATAGCCGTGATATCGGCCGCGTCTGGCGGGTTGCCGAGGCGCTCGAATACGGCATGGTCGGCATCAACGAGGGCCTGATCTCCAACGAAGTGGCGCCGTTTGGCGGCATCAAGGAGTCCGGTATCGGCCGTGAGGGCTCTCGCTACGGCATCGATGACTTCGTGGAAATCAAATATCTGTGCATGGGCGGCATTCGCTGA
- a CDS encoding LysR family transcriptional regulator yields the protein MKKDLKVSLGQVGDYEIRLLKVFEAVVESGGFSAAESELSIGRSTISTHIANLEERLDLKLCRRGRGGFSLTEEGIEVYELMKGLFSALEGFRSGVNALHVRLTGDLRVIASDAVCMEPQSRLPDAIASFSAAAPEVNVLLDVKALNDIERMVLNGEADIGLIPFHRQLSGLNYATLYADHFHLYCSRTHPLYDAVPSSGLRDKVLASKVVHAGIHTSPEVGSQLADMNKAAISYFYEARLAMILSGAYIGFMPDAYVENQVANGELKTLIPEAKHYSLEVAAITRTHGRGNRARDLFLEMLTQLTQAEPH from the coding sequence ATGAAGAAAGACCTGAAGGTCAGCCTGGGGCAAGTAGGTGATTACGAGATCCGATTACTCAAGGTGTTCGAGGCGGTGGTAGAAAGCGGCGGTTTCTCGGCTGCGGAAAGTGAATTGAGCATCGGGCGCTCTACCATCAGTACCCACATTGCCAACCTGGAGGAACGCCTGGACCTTAAACTGTGCCGCCGGGGACGAGGCGGATTCTCCCTGACCGAAGAGGGCATTGAGGTCTACGAACTGATGAAGGGACTCTTTTCAGCGCTTGAAGGGTTTCGCTCGGGCGTGAATGCATTACACGTTCGCCTGACCGGAGATCTGCGAGTAATCGCCAGCGACGCGGTCTGCATGGAGCCTCAATCTCGGCTGCCCGACGCCATCGCCAGCTTCTCCGCAGCAGCCCCGGAAGTGAACGTGCTTCTGGACGTTAAGGCGCTAAACGATATTGAGCGCATGGTACTGAATGGCGAGGCGGATATCGGACTGATCCCGTTCCACCGGCAACTGTCCGGCCTGAATTACGCAACGCTGTACGCAGATCACTTCCACCTCTATTGCAGTCGAACGCACCCACTGTATGATGCGGTGCCCTCATCGGGCTTGCGGGACAAAGTTCTCGCCAGCAAGGTGGTCCATGCCGGCATTCACACCAGCCCGGAGGTGGGCAGCCAGCTGGCCGACATGAATAAGGCAGCTATTTCCTATTTTTACGAGGCGCGCCTGGCCATGATCCTCTCCGGCGCCTACATCGGTTTCATGCCGGACGCATACGTAGAGAACCAGGTGGCCAATGGCGAGTTAAAGACACTCATTCCGGAAGCCAAGCATTATTCTCTGGAAGTCGCCGCGATCACCCGAACCCATGGCCGTGGGAACCGGGCCAGGGATCTTTTTCTTGAAATGCTGACTCAACTGACACAGGCAGAACCACACTGA